The genomic stretch cttagtCAAACCCCACTcttgggccccacatcccatgagttaggacctcaaCTAAACTccacttgtggaccccacatcttatgagttaggacctcggttGAATCCCACTCGTGagtcccacatcccatgggtaaGGACCTTGGcggaaccccctcgtgggccccacatcatataGGTACTGtgtcacacgggccacccacccggAGTGTACccctcatcccataggccaccccactcaagcctagtgtgaaaatgcccctacattaatatctgattttttttatatcagatgatccaaacaatcACAAGGTAAGCCcacctgatgtggaccccaccatatggaTTATTTAAATCATCAGAAAGCAGGCCGAACATGtgaagctatatatatatatatatatatatatatatatacacacacacacacacacacacacacacacacacacacacagagagagagagagagagagcctaccAAAAGTGGCAGTTTGGTACGTCGGCGTCCCATCGACGTAGTTCTTTTTTCCGGTCACCAACGTCTTCCTCGGCCCGTCACCATACATGAAAACATTGATCATGTCCTTCTCAACAATCACGTTCTCGACATAGACCCCTGCCTTCACGTATATTACATATCTGCCAGAGTACTTCTTCGGCATGGCTTTAAGCGCGTCATTGATACTCTTGAAGTTTCCACTCCCGTCCTTAGCCACAACCACATTAGGCTTCGGTCTATCATTATCTTTAAAAGCCAGCAGCCTCCTATCACCAGCTGATACCCACGTAGGATACCCATCACCATCTGCATGGTTCAACCCACCTTCATGATCACCTTCAATCAACTCACGAGAGGCAGTGAGGGAGCTGAAGTTGAATGGAATATCAAAAGAAGTAAGAATATCTGAAATCCCAGAAACAATCGCAAGCGCATTGCTCGTCAGCTGGCTGGCATTCACCATTCCATTCTCCATCTCCAATTTCAATTCTGGGTGAGTAATTCCATCCTTACAAGTCTCTTGGTATGAAATCACTGCACTCAACCAGTTCTTGATTTCATCCACCCGATCTGGCAACGTATGCATGTCTTTATCTCCAACCTCAGAGAAAGATGCTTGAAGCTCTGCAGTCGCATACTCCATCAAATCCTTACAGTCCGACAGAGCTGCTTGGTTCATCGCATCCGTCGTTTTATTACCCATGTTGTTTGATAAATGCAATGCGGCTTTCACCTCAGCTATGGTAGCATTGATAGTAGCTTTGAGGAGTTCTTTCGGGTCGATGCTGCCATTGTTGGAGACGCTGCTTTCAAGGGTCTTGGTACAGACGTCTTTGTAATCGGTCGGGGCGCAGATGGTGTCGATTGCTTTTATGGATGTTGAAACCTTTTCTACGTCCGTCGTGGATCGATTGACGCTGGCTACGACTCCGATGACGACACCCACAAGGAGGATGAGGGAAACGGCGGCAATGATGGCTTTATTCATGTTGGATGGACGGACGGCCCCTTTCCTCTCCAGAAACAAAGGATGGTTTGGTTTGTGTTGAAGGAGAGGGaaagggtggattgaaggatgcaACGGGAatggagagaggaagaagagatgtGTTGGGAGCCGGGGCTCTCCTTCAATTACCCGAGTATAAGTGTTGTAATTTGGGTTGATTTTATAGGAGGGGAGAGATCTAAAATCGTCCGTTTTTGTAGCGGCCATTTCTATTTTGGATGCTTGCTTGGTCTTCGTTTCCAGCCACACCAGACGGTGAATAACTGACGCTAACTGAAGTCGTTAGGAGAGGAAattaacggattggctactcccctgcctcggtgctctgtgggccccaccatgatgtatgtgtttcatccattccgttcatccatttttacagatcattttaggctcaaTACGaaatattagagggatataaatcccaagtggatcacaccacaggaaaacaatagtgattggatatccaccattaaaatactcctaaggcctactgtactgattaggtcataaagatctagatgaacggaaaaaacaaagatcggcttgatccaaaactttcatggggcctaaaaagtttttaatggttgacgttcattcaacactgtttactgtaatatggtccacttgaggttgagatatacctaatttttggtctaataccTTAAAATTATGATATTTAAATatgtatggacggcttggatgaaacaaatacgtcATTTTGGggccacggagcaccaaccatcagccattggctcgtggcaggggagtagcccatccgtttccgtgGTACTGGGAAAATGTAGAGCCCTCATGGCTTTTGTaccacatccaatccgtccatcagatgcataCCTTCATTTTACGTCCAAATACGGAAAAATCATATCGATTTgaaactcttgtgggccacagtaCATGGAACAAGGTGAGAGAGGACTCCAATACTTTATTTTCAGCGGGACCGACCTGATTTTTCGAACATTCTTGTTTTTCTCCTGACTCTTTATCATggcagatgaacggtctggactGCCTGGATTTTGTATAAACGATATGGTGTGTCCCCCGTAGAAATCAAGGATGGGCATCCCCTCTCAACTTGTTCCccgtgtgtggcccatttgagttttcgTTTTGGGTGGTTTTAGGGATCCAGGAGATACACGAGGCGATGCATCTGATAGATCGGTTGGATGTATTGAAtatatcacgtgggacccactttgtccCACTAGAATCCAAGGTTATGGTGGTACCGGTACCACCGTAACGCATTCTCTTTTGCCATGCATTACGCAACCCTGTGACCGCGTTTCGCAAATTGGATTGTCATTTGGTGGTACGTAAATGGATGTACTTCAAATCCACATGGATGATTTTTGGATTTGCTAGGGATAACCAAGTTATTTTAAATTTACTTTTCAGTACGATGAGGGTAAGCCAGAGGAAATGCTTCTTGCACAAACGAAACGGAGTCCTACGTCTAACAAAGGTGTTTATAAATGATGATattcaaaataatttaattattggcCGCAGCTCTAAGATCATATCGATGATCTAAATCACCTAAACTATTTAAACGTTTTAAAAGTTAGTAATGTAAATGAATTATTAAAAAACATTTGTGACTCATATTAATAAGCCATGCACACCGTAATTCTAAAACTTGGTGGGTCATCTTGAAATTCGTCCGAGTCAACACATTCAACAATATTTATATCAAACATATATAAGCTTCTGCGTTAGGGCACCATGTTGTCTATCTTTCATTAAATCTATTAATCAAGCATAactcaccaggatgaagagaatatacaaaactcaggtgggccgcactgtACGAACTCATTGATTcaaggagcaattttacatttatttttggGTGTGGCCTATATGAATTTTTAATCAGCCTTATCTTCTGTATATATAGTCcaaataatgattctcaccagaTAGACCACGCAAATTttccatatataatataatggatATATATCTCAAAGCTTAGGTGTTTTACACTCTAGGCGATTCCGGCTATGTACGTAGGTCTTATTGTTGATTATCAGGTGTGAAGATGAACGGTTGAAAGAGGCTTTATATGATAATTAACAGTACCACCCACATACACAAATAaacatttgatggccacttgaaTCTCATGCCGCTACCATGCTAGTACATATGATAGTGTCAAAATTCCTttcacatgcatgcatgtggaCCTAACCGACCTCGAAATAAATGCCCGATGATGGATACATCATGACCATTGACCTTAGGAGACAATGGGCTCATGTTTGTTGGGCTAATGTTACAGCATTAGCGATTAGAATAGCCTTTTCCTAGTCGATGAGAAACTAGGGGCGACTTGTATCCTAACCCATTAATAATTGAGTTGGATTGGTCTgcccattaaaaaaaatgttgGGTATTGATTTCAACCCTTAACTAGGGTGCAACTCTATCGTGTCGGGTCGAGTTGAGAACAGTACTACATGTAACCCAACATGAactgagagtggattaggtgcaacccCGGTCTCCCCACCTTAGTGCATGTATCCTATATCCATGCTCTCTATACGTTtcttcggatcattttagggcatgagcaaaaaaatgaagcaaattcaaactTTGGTGAATGATGTCATTAAAATTATagttgttgatgcagttttccggcAGACCCTCCACAGCACACCTTCTTAAACCTGCACAAGTGAAAGTgagagacaaaggaggccctAGTTTAttcaggggactctccgatgcctaagtcaagcttGGGGTCTTTAAAGCGGGGTAGGATCTCCAGAAAAGAGACCAGTCGATAATTAGAGTTTTTGTAAATGTACCTTCAATGGTGAGAGATGCTCATACCTTTATAGGGAAGAGAGAATCCAGTCATAAAGGGGCTCTTTCCTAATATCTTAGAGATTTGACGTAATCTAGGACATCCCAGAGATTGAGGAGTCCTGAGATTGTCAGGATTTACTCTTATCTCCCGAatatcttgagagagagagagagagatcttcaaGTCTTTGCGATGATTCTTTGAATCTGTAGCTCGGCTTTAGGTCGAATCTGAATAATGTTATATTGATCGACAGATCGGCATTCACCATTTTTGTCCATCAGACAAGCTAGAAGGTTTGAATTCCCTTTCATCTAGGTGTTTGAGACCTTCTGACCCTGCTAGGGGTATTGTTGATCTATGACCGATCTATGACCGTTCTATGGACGGTCTGTAATTGATATATAATTGATCTATGACCAAACTATGGCCGGTCTGTGATTGATCTGGGACTGATCTGTGACCGATCTATAACCGATCTATGACCGAACTATGGCCGGTCTATGATCGATCTGGGACTGATCTGTGACCGATCTATGACCGAACTATGCCTGGTCTGTGATCGATCTAGGACTGATCTGTGACCGATTTATGACCGAACTATGGCCTGTCTATGATTGATCTGGGACTGATTTGTGACCGATCTATGACTGAACTATGGCCGATCTGTGATTAATCTGGGACTGATCTGTGACCGATTTATGACCGATCTATGACCATTCTATAAACGGTCTGTGATCGATCTGGGACTAATCTGTGACCGATCTATATCCGACCTATTAATTAGGTCGGTCTTTCAACCACTGGTGCAAGCTTAGAAGCTCCTTGCATGTCCTTATAATTGCATCACTCTCTTTGTATGGTGCTTTATTTTTTAGACGTAGAGGCCTTGCTCGGGTCCTCATGGGCTCGGGCtagttcagtagagttggtccattccataagccgacttatgGACTTGTAGATTTTTCCTCAAAAGTGAGCCCCCCTTGCTTTTTGAACGAAGTTCGAAAAGTAAGCTCGGCCGTGGCTAAGTCGAGTTATGCATGGACCAAGTCGAGTTTATCATTACTGCCAAGTATGGCAGCTAGCGCGGCAATCGAAGTGTTGTTAGCCTATAATCATAACGTGTCGTGGCGTGGCATGAGGTCACGGGGGGCGTCAAGCCGTCGCTTCGATGACAATCCAACAAGATCGCGACGCATGGCGTCATACTTGATGTTAAGGGCGAGCGACGCGTCAGGTTATGACACGTGGCGAGTCAGGGTAGCTGATGGGGCGTTCGTATGGCGTAGAGTTAATGGGCGCATTAATTCATTGCCATGTGGCACGACTATATAAGGAGAGCCCTAACGCTTAGGACTCTTCTCTTTTGCATTTCAACTTCTTCCCCCTTTCTGCTTCCCTGCTTCTTTGCATGCATTCTGGCTATTGTTCTCACCACAATCCAGTCGAAATCCCTCCAATCCTAACTCCGATGAGctcctttcttcctctcccttTCATTTTTTCATTCAATGTCCGGTTCTAAAAGCTCGCAGGAGGGGGTCTCTGGTGGCGAAAGTGGGGCAAGCAGTCTCCTTAGGGTAATGTTGAACCCACCTTCGCTACTAGTGGTAATGGCGGATGCCGCTTTTAGGTATTCATCGTCAAAAAGGGTGCTGGACAGGTCTCCAGCACAGAGACCGGCGCCCGCTGCTAGGGCATTAGATCTATCTCCCAGGCACGAGATGATGCCTGGGACACAGGAACTGAACGTGCCTTTAGTGACAGACCAAGTCGCTGAGACGCATGATCCACCCGACGAGGATGGAGCGTGCAAGGAGGATCCGAGGGG from Magnolia sinica isolate HGM2019 chromosome 17, MsV1, whole genome shotgun sequence encodes the following:
- the LOC131230982 gene encoding pectinesterase-like, which encodes MNKAIIAAVSLILLVGVVIGVVASVNRSTTDVEKVSTSIKAIDTICAPTDYKDVCTKTLESSVSNNGSIDPKELLKATINATIAEVKAALHLSNNMGNKTTDAMNQAALSDCKDLMEYATAELQASFSEVGDKDMHTLPDRVDEIKNWLSAVISYQETCKDGITHPELKLEMENGMVNASQLTSNALAIVSGISDILTSFDIPFNFSSLTASRELIEGDHEGGLNHADGDGYPTWVSAGDRRLLAFKDNDRPKPNVVVAKDGSGNFKSINDALKAMPKKYSGRYVIYVKAGVYVENVIVEKDMINVFMYGDGPRKTLVTGKKNYVDGTPTYQTATFAAIGKGFIAKSMGFSNTAGPEKHQAVALRVQSDMSAFVNCRMDAYQDTLYVQTHRQFYRNCVISGTVDFIFGDAASLLQNCLLVVRKPMDNQQNIVTAQGRTDKRQTTGIVIHNCRIVPEAKLYPTRFKTRSYLGRPWKQYSRTVIMESTIGDFIQPDGWMPWDRNFALDTLFYAEYANRGPGAGTNKRIKWKGYKVINRKEALQFTAGPFLQGNQWLRNIKAPYMLGLRR